The region CCGGTGTCGCCCTCCTTGGTGCCGAACTCGGCGATGATCTGCTTCTTCGTCTCGACGTCGAGCGACATACGGACTCCTCATGGGGTCATCGGCCGGCAAGCGTCCCCGGTCTGCATCGCGGGGAAATCTCAGGTGACTCGCACGGCGTACGGTCACCGGGCGTGAACACACAGGTGACCGTCACCCAGAGTACCAGCCGGCGGCCGGGCCGATTACCGGCGGGCCGGGCGCCCGGTCCGCCCGGACGCGGTGCCGCGGCCGGGTGCTCGCGCGCGGGTCAGTCACTGCTCAGGCCGCGCACCGAACCGTAGACCTTGAGCACCGCCAGGCACAGCGGGACCAGCGACAGCAGGACGGCGCCCTCGGCGAGGTCCAGGCTGCGGCCCCAGAACGGGGACACGCCCTTGCGGGGCACGATCAGGCCGATCGCGACCAGCAGGACCGCGCCGGCCGCGATCGCCGCGGACAGCCACAGCGTGTGCAGGTCGAGCGGCCCGTGGTCGCCCCTGGCCAGGTCCGTCAGCAGCGCGGTGTCGGGGTTCAGGGCGAGCCCGAGGATCAGCAGGGCCACCGCGAGGACGCCGGCCACCACCAGGCTGGCGACCTGGCTGGTGTAGCGGAAGAGCCGGGCGCGCAGCAGCGCCGCCACCCCGGCGGTCAGGGCCAGCACCTGGGCGGCCGCGGAGTCGGAGAAGCTCATGACGGCGGCGGCGCCCACGACGGTGGCCGAGCAGCCGCCGACCAGGCCGAGCAGCAGTTCGTGGCCGCGGCGGGCCTGTGCGGCGACCGCCTCGTAGTCGATGGCCTGCTCGGGCTCGCGCCGGTCGCCGTAGCGCTCCATGACCTCGGCGGACGGCTCGGGCGAGCCGAAGCCGATCGGCAGCCGGGCGAAGCGCGCCGACCAGCCGGGCAGGAAGCCGACCAGCGCCACGGCGGCGACGGCGGCGACCGAGGCGACGGCGCGCGGCGGGCTGTCGGTGGCGATGGCGCCGTAGGTGGCCAGGGTGCCCGCGGCGGCCAGGAAGGCGGACGCCACGAAGGGCGCGTCCCCGGTGGGCAGGACGGCGACCAGGATCGCCGAGGCCAGCAGGACGGTCGCGCAGCCGACCATGAACTGCAGCCGGCCCGGGCCGTGTCCCTGGTCGGGGTCGACGATGCCGGAACCGGCTATCAGCAGGTGCGGCAGCGCGGCCAGGCCCAGGGCGACCGCGGCGGCGCGGTCGCGGTATATCCGGGCGCGTACGGCCGCGAAGGCGACCAGGAGGGTGCCGAGCACTCCGGCGAGGACGCCGGGCATCGAGTGCATGTCGTGCCTGACCGGCTCCGCCCACCACAGCACGAAGCCCATCATCACCAGCAGCACCGCGCCGCCGGTCAGGCCGACGATCCGCATCAGCTCGTCGTCCCAGCGGCGCCGGTCGCGCACGACGGCGGTGGCGATGGCGTCGGCCACGTCGTCGTGGACGGCGGGCGGCAGGGACTCGGCGAAGGCCCGCAGCGCGATGAGTTCGCCATCCAGGACGCGCTGCGCGGACAGCGACAGGGCGGGGTCGAGGACACTGCCGTCCCGGCGGACGAGGTGGAAGCCGGTCGGCTCCTCCTCGCTCTGGACCTGGCCCGACAGACGCAGGATGTCCGGACGCAGATCGGCGACCGGCAGGTCGTCCGGCAGCGCCACGTCGATCCTGCTGTCCGGTGCTACGACCGTGACGCGGCAGAATCCGGTCGCTGAGATCGTGCTCACCGCGCTGTGCCCCCTCGGGTGCGGAATTCCGCGATCAGCCAACTCCCGCCTGGCCGGTGGACGGTGGCTGTAAGTAGTATCTGCAACAAATTACCAGTCACAACGGGTCGATGATCCCGGGGGGCGAGCACATCAGTGAGTTCGGTCATCGTCAAGCGTCCGGCGCGGGCATTCCCGCCGGAGGTGCCGTCGGAGGAGCTTGAGCTGGCGTCACCGCCCGAACTGCAACGCGGCCAGGACCAGGGCGTGATGATGATGCTGCTGCCCATGCTCGCCATGGGCGGCTCGGCGGCTTATTTCTTCATGCCCGGATCTCAGCCGATCATGAAGGTGATGGGTGGGCTGATGCTCACCTCGATGGTGGCGATGGCGATAGCGCAGGTGGTGCGTACCCGTCAGGGCGCCAGCGGGCATATGGCCGACAGCCGCCGCGATTACCTCAAATACCTCGCGCAGCAGCGCCGCAAGGCCCGCAAGGTGGCCGACCAGCAGCGCAGCAGCCAGCTCTACACCCATCCCGCGCCCGACCAGCTGTGGGCGCTGGCCGCCGAGGGCAGGCGGGTCTGGGAACGCCGCCCGGGAGACGACGACTTCGGCCAGGTGCGGGTCGGTCTCGCCCCGCAGCAATTGGCCACCCCGCTGGTGGCGCCCGACACCGCCCCCGTGGACCAGCTCGAACCGCTCACCGCGCACGCCATGCAGCGCTTCATCGCTGCCTACGGCACGGTCGAGGCGCTGCCGCTCGCGGTGTCGCTGCGGGCCTTCTCGCATGTCGCGCTGACCGGCGAGCCCGAGGCGGTCTACGGGCAGGCGCGGGCGATGATCGCGCAGCTGTCGACGCTGCACTCGCCGGCGGACCTGGTGCTGTGCGTGGCCGCCTCGCCTTCCGCGCTGCGCGAGTGGGAGTGGATCAAGTGGCTGCCGCACACGCAGTCCCCGGCCGAGCTGGACGGGGCGGGCACCCGGCGGCTGGTGGTGGGCGACGTGGGCGAGCTGGAGGAGCTGCTGCACGACCGGCTGGAGGACCGGCCGCGCTTCCAGCGCGACACGACACCGCTGCTCGACCAGCCACACCTGGTGGTCTTCGTGGACGGCGGTACGGTCCCCGCGACGTCGGTGCTGGCCACCGGTGAGGGCCTGCTGGGCGTGACCGTGGTGGAGATGGCGCCCGGGGAGACCGGTGAGCCGCGCGGCGACCTGTGGCTGCGCTGCTCGGCCGAGGAGATGCTGCTGCGGTCGGCGGCCGGGGGTGCCTACGGCGGCACTCCGGACCGGCTGAGCGCGATCGAGGCCGAGTCGCTGGCCCGGCAGCTGGCGCCGCTGCGGCCCGCCGACGGCGGCGAGGACGAACCGCTGCTGTCCAACCTGGACTTCACCGACCTGATGGGCATCGGCGAGGCCTCGTCCTTCGACGTGGCCCGCGGCTGGACGCCGCGCACCCAGCACGAGCGGCTGCGGGTGCCGATCGGGGTGGGCGAGGACGGCGAGCCGGTCTTCCTCGACCTCAAGGAGGCCGCGCAGGAGGGCATGGGGCCGCACGGGCTGTGCGTGGGCGCCACCGGTTCCGGCAAGTCGGAACTGCTGCGCACGCTGGTGCTCGGACTCGCCGTCACCCATTCCTCGGAATCGCTGAATTTCGTGCTCGCCGACTTCAAGGGCGGTGCGACCTTCGCCGGCATGAGCGAGATGCCGCACGTCTCGGCGGTCATCACCAACCTCGCGGACGACCTGACACTGGTCGACCGGATGCGCGACTCGATAACCGGTGAGCTGCAGCGCCGCCAGGAACTGCTGAAGTCCACCGGCAACTACGCCAACATCCACGACTACGAGCGGGCCAGGACCGCGGGCGCCGCCCTCGAACCGCTGGCGTCACTCGTGCTGGTCATCGACGAGTTCAGCGAACTGCTCACCGCGAAGCCGGAATTCATCGACATGTTCATCCAGATCGGCCGGATCGGCCGGTCGCTCGGTGTGCATCTGCTGCTGGCCTCGCAGCGCCTTGAGGAGGGCAGGCTGCGCGGCCTGGACACGTATCTGTCGTACCGCATCGGTCTGCGGACCTTCTCCGCCTCCGAGTCGCGCGCCGCGCTCGGCGTACCGGACGCCTACCACCTGCCGTCCGTGCCGGGTTCGGGTTATCTGAAGTTCGGCACCGACACGATGGTGCGGTTCAAGGCCGCGTACGTGTCGGGGGCGCACCGCAGGGGCAGGGCGGCGGAGGCCGACGGGGGCGCGCAGAGCGGCCGCCGGGCCGCTCCCTTCACCGCGGCGCCCGTGCCGATGAGCGCGCCGGCGGCGCGGCCGGTGGCGGCGCAGCGCGACGACGCCGTGGCCGACACCGTCCTCGACGTCCTGGTCCGCCGCCTTGAGGGCCGCGGTCCCGAGGCGCACCAGGTGTGGCTGCCGCCGCTGGACGAGGCGCCCAGTCTGGACCGGCTGATGCCGCTGGCGGTGTCCGCGGACCGCGGTCTGCAGGTGACCAGCGGGGTGCCGCTGGGCGCGCTGCAGGCG is a window of Streptomyces sp. NBC_01477 DNA encoding:
- the eccD gene encoding type VII secretion integral membrane protein EccD — its product is MSTISATGFCRVTVVAPDSRIDVALPDDLPVADLRPDILRLSGQVQSEEEPTGFHLVRRDGSVLDPALSLSAQRVLDGELIALRAFAESLPPAVHDDVADAIATAVVRDRRRWDDELMRIVGLTGGAVLLVMMGFVLWWAEPVRHDMHSMPGVLAGVLGTLLVAFAAVRARIYRDRAAAVALGLAALPHLLIAGSGIVDPDQGHGPGRLQFMVGCATVLLASAILVAVLPTGDAPFVASAFLAAAGTLATYGAIATDSPPRAVASVAAVAAVALVGFLPGWSARFARLPIGFGSPEPSAEVMERYGDRREPEQAIDYEAVAAQARRGHELLLGLVGGCSATVVGAAAVMSFSDSAAAQVLALTAGVAALLRARLFRYTSQVASLVVAGVLAVALLILGLALNPDTALLTDLARGDHGPLDLHTLWLSAAIAAGAVLLVAIGLIVPRKGVSPFWGRSLDLAEGAVLLSLVPLCLAVLKVYGSVRGLSSD
- the eccCa gene encoding type VII secretion protein EccCa, translating into MSSVIVKRPARAFPPEVPSEELELASPPELQRGQDQGVMMMLLPMLAMGGSAAYFFMPGSQPIMKVMGGLMLTSMVAMAIAQVVRTRQGASGHMADSRRDYLKYLAQQRRKARKVADQQRSSQLYTHPAPDQLWALAAEGRRVWERRPGDDDFGQVRVGLAPQQLATPLVAPDTAPVDQLEPLTAHAMQRFIAAYGTVEALPLAVSLRAFSHVALTGEPEAVYGQARAMIAQLSTLHSPADLVLCVAASPSALREWEWIKWLPHTQSPAELDGAGTRRLVVGDVGELEELLHDRLEDRPRFQRDTTPLLDQPHLVVFVDGGTVPATSVLATGEGLLGVTVVEMAPGETGEPRGDLWLRCSAEEMLLRSAAGGAYGGTPDRLSAIEAESLARQLAPLRPADGGEDEPLLSNLDFTDLMGIGEASSFDVARGWTPRTQHERLRVPIGVGEDGEPVFLDLKEAAQEGMGPHGLCVGATGSGKSELLRTLVLGLAVTHSSESLNFVLADFKGGATFAGMSEMPHVSAVITNLADDLTLVDRMRDSITGELQRRQELLKSTGNYANIHDYERARTAGAALEPLASLVLVIDEFSELLTAKPEFIDMFIQIGRIGRSLGVHLLLASQRLEEGRLRGLDTYLSYRIGLRTFSASESRAALGVPDAYHLPSVPGSGYLKFGTDTMVRFKAAYVSGAHRRGRAAEADGGAQSGRRAAPFTAAPVPMSAPAARPVAAQRDDAVADTVLDVLVRRLEGRGPEAHQVWLPPLDEAPSLDRLMPLAVSADRGLQVTSGVPLGALQAPLGIVDKPFEQRRDPLTLDFSGAAGHGLIVGGPRSGKSTLLRTLVTSFALTHTPDEVQFYCLDFGGGALRAVDGLAHVGGVAGRLEPDRVRRAIAEVAGVLARREEVFRSRGIDTVASYRRLRATGELPDERWGDVFLLIDGWGAFKQDNERLEPVVADIAARGLGFGVHVVLTASRYMEVRAALKDQLLNRLELRLGDVMDSEINRKVAANVPAGVPGRGITPAHLHFMAGLPRIDGSSSSADLTEGGAALVEAVNSAWRGTQAPAIRMLPTMLTAEQVPDGARHPERGVAIGIDETALAPVFVNFETDPVLIVFGDSESGKTAALRHIARQLSRRYTPQEATLVVGDYRRTLLGSLPESHVLEYIAASAAMETHMTEVQKLVERRAPGPDVTPRQLRDRSWWSGPQLFVLIDDYELVAAGSNPMAQLADSLPFARDVGVRFIIARSSGGAGRSMYEPFMQRAKELGAQGLVLSGDPNEGELMGTVRPRQMPPGRAIFAARRGGSRLVQLAWTPEG